A DNA window from Loxodonta africana isolate mLoxAfr1 chromosome 7, mLoxAfr1.hap2, whole genome shotgun sequence contains the following coding sequences:
- the ZNF408 gene encoding zinc finger protein 408 translates to MEEAEELLLEGKKARLAPEPRPGPDSGWSPSGDGCAQALQDFRPEPARAILALKNLPRGLALGPSLAKEQRLGIWCVGEPLQPGLQWGPLEERLVSEEKGKQVDTRHKEDLSLGPWQDICACEQSSGWTSLVQQGRRESEGNVAPVRIGKRLHLQVYRVVLPGAELLLWPWPPSDDPSPTQPRLEEEGAMAMVTEVESAVQQEGASPEEDAAEPCTDVSRHWLLSFQAESTVSPGLKPQAQDHLSMGGQALGALLHDGSANKENPPQTQMPPEPQSCLAMQQGPESSETSSSSSSSGTQLRAYMAKKFCSPSDQSPPRAKTSEHRDQQAKEPQHSSFPAPLRSPPALASSSSKQGRRYRCGECGKAFLQLCHLKKHAFVHTGHKPFLCTECGKSYSSEESFKAHMLGHRGVRPFPCSQCDKAYGTRRDLKEHQVVHSGARPFACDQCGKAFARRPSLRLHRKTHQMPAAPAPCPCPVCGRPLANQGSLRNHMRLHTGEKPFLCPHCGRAFRQRGNLRGHLRLHTGERPYHCPHCADAFPQLPELRRHLISHTGEAHLCPVCGKALRDPHTLRAHERLHSGERPFVCPQCGRAYTLATKLRRHLKCHLADKPYRCPICGMGYTLPQSLKRHQLSHQPEVPSSPPSVPPAASEPTVVLLQAEPELLDTSSERAASPARDIIEVTISESQNKCLVVPEEPGPTHSLLLIHKDMGFSAWAEVVEMETGT, encoded by the exons ATGGAGGAGGCAGAGGAGCTACTCCTGGAGGGAAAGAAAGCGCGGCTCG CCCCCGAGCCGCGCCCGGGCCCAGACTCAGGATGGAGCCCTTCGGGAGACGGCTGTGCTCAGGCCCTCCAGGACTTCCGGCCGGAGCCGGCCCGAGCCATCCTCGCTCTAAAGAACCTCCCCCGGGgcctggcccttggcccctcacTCGCTAAAGAGCAGCGCTTGGGGATCTGGTGTGTCGGGGAGCCCCTGCAGCCTGGACTGCAGTGGGGACcactggaagaaaggcttgtctCTGAGGAGAAGGGCAAGCAAGTGGACACGCGGCATAAGGAG GACCTGTCACTAGGCCCATGGCAAGACATTTGTGCCTGTGAGCAGAGTTCAGGCTGGACCAG tttggtgcagcagggcaggcggGAGAGTGAGGGAAACGTGGCCCCGGTGCGGATCGGCAAGAGGCTTCACCTGCAGGTATACAGGGTCGTGCTGCCAGGCGCTGAGCTGCTGCTGTGGCCCTGGCCTCCCTCTGATGACCCGAGCCCCACCCAGCCCAGGCTAGAGGAAGAGGGAGCTATGGCTATGGTGACAGAAGTGGAGTCTGCTGTGCAGCAGGAAGGGGCCTCTCCTGAGGAGGACGCAGCAGAGCCCTGCACAG ATGTCAGTCGCCATTGGCTCCTCAGCTTCCAGGCAGAGAGTACAGTGAGCCCTGGACTTAAGCCCCAAGCCCAGGACCACCTTTCCATGGGTGGCCAAGCACTTGGAGCATTGCTTCATGATGGCAGTGCGAACAAGGAGAACCCACCCCAGACACAGATGCCACCTGAACCTCAGAGCTGCCTGGCTATGCAGCAGGGCCCAGAGAGCAGTGAAACCAGTTCTTCATCCTCTTCCAGCGGCACCCAACTCCGTGCCTACATGGCCAAGAAGTTCTGTAGCCCTAGTGATCAAAGCCCACCCAGAGCAAAGACCTCAGAGCACAGGGACCAGCAGGCCAAAGAGCCCCAGCATTCTAGCTTCCCTGCACCCTTGCGGAGCCCTCCTGCCCTGGCAAGCAGCTCCTCGAAGCAGGGGCGACGGTACCGGTGTGGGGAGTGTGGCAAGGCGTTCCTGCAGCTGTGCCACCTAAAGAAGCACGCGTTTGTGCACACGGGCCACAAGCCCTTCCTTTGCACCGAGTGTGGCAAGAGCTATAGCTCTGAGGAGAGCTTCAAAGCCCACATGCTGGGCCACCGTGGGGTACGACCCTTCCCCTGCTCACAGTGTGACAAGGCCTATGGCACCCGGCGAGACCTCAAAGAGCACCAGGTGGTACATTCCGGCGCCCGGCCCTTCGCTTGTGACCAGTGTGGCAAGGCCTTTGCCCGCCGGCCCTCCCTGCGGCTCCATCGCAAGACCCACCAGATGCCAGCTGCCCCTGCCCCGTGCCCGTGCCCTGTGTGCGGGCGGCCCCTAGCcaaccagggctccctgaggAACCACATGCGGCTCCACACAGGGGAAAAGCCCTTCCTGTGTCCGCACTGTGGACGGGCATTCCGCCAGCGGGGCAATCTGCGCGGGCACTTGCGGCTGCACACAGGGGAGCGCCCTTACCACTGCCCGCACTGCGCGGATGCCTTCCCGCAGCTGCCTGAGCTGCGGCGCCACCTTATCTCCCACACTGGGGAGGCCCACCTGTGCCCCGTGTGTGGGAAGGCCCTCCGAGACCCACACACGCTGCGTGCTCACGAGCGCCTGCACTCGGGAGAGAGGCCCTTCGTGTGCCCCCAGTGTGGCCGTGCTTACACACTGGCTACCAAGCTGCGACGTCACCTCAAATGCCACCTGGCAGACAAGCCCTACCGCTGCCCCATCTGTGGCATGGGCTACACTCTCCCCCAAAGCCTCAAGCGGCATCAGCTCAGTCACCAGCCTGAGGTGCCCTCTAGCCCACCCTCCGTGCCTCCTGCTGCTTCTGAACCCACCGTGGTGCTTTTGCAGGCTGAGCCTGAACTGCTGGATACATCCAGCGAACGGGCAGCCTCCCCAGCCCGAGACATCATTGAGGTCACCATTTCCGAGAGCCAGAACAAGTGCCTTGTGGTGCCAGAGGAGCCAGGCCCCACCCACAGCCTGCTGCTCATCCATAAGGACATGGGCTTTAGTGCCTGGGCAGAAGTGGTAGAGATGGAGACAGGTACCTGA